The Epilithonimonas zeae genome contains the following window.
ACAGTTCCGTCGGGTTTAAACACCAAATGTCTTGTAGAAATCACACCTTGTTCCAGATTATAAATCCCGAACCCATCTATGACTTTGCTGGCTTGTTGTAATGTAAGTCCGTAACCTTGCGAACGTTCATTGAAACTATTGTCACGTTCATAAATCGTAAATGAAATTCCTCTGTGCAAACAAGCAACCGCCAAAGCAACACCACCAATACCACCACCGATAATAGCAACGTGCGGACGATTCTCAGTATCTAGAATAGGAAATTCATCTGTAGAAATTAATCCTGAACCAGAGCAAGTTGGGCAAGTGTACAAATGAGCTTCCGGACGAACAGGAACAGAACCTTCTCTATTTGTTTTTTCAAAGTTTTCCAACTCAGATTGGTATCGGAGCTTCAGACTTTTCTTGATTCTTTTTTTCTTTTTTCCAAGACCTCCGCAGTCTTTACAAATGGTAAAATAAGTTGTTCTGGTTGGCATTTTTAAGGATATTCTTTTTACAAAATCATTGTCAACTGGATTCTCTTCCTTGCCTCATCCACTTCAGTGATTTTAACCTGAACGTGTTGATGAAGTTTAACTACCTCATTCACGTCTGATACAAAGCCATCTTTCAATTGAGAGATATGAACCAATCCACTTTCTTTGATTCCCAAATCGACAAAGCATCCGAAAGCTGTAATGTTATTCACAATCCCGGGAAGTATCATTCCAGGTTTAACATCTTTGATTGATTTTACATTGGGATCAAATTCAAAAACTTTTGCTGCTTTTCTTGGGTCTAATCCTGGTTTCTCTAATTCTTTCAGAATATCCTTAATCGCAAGAATTCCAATATCATTGGTCACATATTTTTCAGGATTGATAGAGGCTATTTTGTCTTTATTCGAAATTAAATCTTCAGTTTTCAAGCCAAGATCTTTCGCCATTTTTTCAATGGTCTTGTAAGCTTCCGGATGAACGGCTGAATTGTCCAAAGGATTTTTTGCATTCTTGATCCTCACAAAAGCTGCGGCTTGCTGATAGGCTTTTTCGCCTAATCGAGGTACTTTTTTAAGTTCTTTTCTTTCGGTGAAAGCGCCATTTTCTGTTCGGAAATTCACAATATTCTCGGCCATTTTTTCTCCAATTCCGGAAACGTAGCTCAACAAAGATTTACTTGCCGTATTAAGATTGATACCGACAGAGTTTACGGAGCGGATGACTGTGTTGTCCAATTCTTCCTTTAGTTTGGTTTGATCTACATCGTGCTGATATTGTCCCACCCCAATAGATTTAGGGTCGATTTTTACTAATTCGGCTAATGGATCGGCTAATCTTCGTCCAATGGAAACTGCACCACGTACGGTTACATCATAATTCGGGAATTCATCTCTAGCAATTTTACTGGCAGAATAGACTGATGCGCCTGCTTCCGAAACTACAAAAACCTGAATTGGTTTATCAAATGCAATTTTCTTAATGAAGAATTCGGTTTCACGGCTGGCAGTTCCGTTGCCGATGGAGATAGCTTCAATATTATAAGCATTAACCATCGAGCGGATTTTTTTCATCGCCATTCCGCTTTCGTTTTGAGGTGCGTGCGGATAGATATTTTCGTTGTGTAAAAGGTCACCTTTTTCGTCCAGACAAACGACCTTGCAACCAGTTCTGTAACCAGGGTCAATGGCTAAAATTCTCTTTTCTCCCAAAGGCGAAGCGAGTAGCAGTTGTTGAAGATTCTCAGAAAAAACCTCGATCGCTTTGATATCTGCTTTTTCTTTGGCTTCCTGAAGCGCTTCATTGGAAAGAGCTGGCTCTAACAATCGTTTGAAGGAATCAGTAATCGCTAATTCGATTTGTTTTGAAGATGAATTATTACTTTTTATAATCGCATTTTCGATAAGGTCAAGCGCTTCATCTTTTTCGATATCGACAGAAGTTTTTACAAAGCCTTCATTCTCAGCACGGAGCATTGCCAATAGACGATGAGATGGGATTCTGTTCAAGGCTTCCTGCCATTCAAAATATTGTGAGAATTTTTGTGCTGCTTCCTCATCTTTTTTCGATTTGACAACTTTGGAACAAATAATGGCTTTTCTCTGGAATAATCGCCTCAAGTTTTTACGAACATAGAGATTTTCATTGATCCATTCTGCAATGATATCCCTTGCACCTTGCAGAGCGTCATCTTCGTCGGCAACATTTTGATTAATATATTTAGAAGCGATAAAATCAATGTCATCAGAACGTTGGCTCATAATGATTTTGGCTAAGGGTTCCAATCCTTTTTCTCTAGCAGTATCAGCTTTTGTCTTTTTTCGTTTTTTGTAAGGCAGGTAAAAATCTTCTAACTCCTGCAAATCAAAACTAAATTCTATTTTTTGTCTTAATTCAGAAGTTAAAGCACTTTGTTCTTCGATAGATTTCAGAATGCTTTGCTTTCTTTTAACTATTTCTTCAAATTGCTTATTCAGTTTGAAAATATTTTCAATAGCAACTTCATCCAGGTTACCGGTTTTATCTTTTCGGTAACGCGCAATGAAAGGGATTGTACAATCTTCGGTGAAAAGCTGAAGCGTACTATCTATACTTTTGGTTGGAATATTTAATTGCTTATGTATGAATTCTGAAGCCGTCATTTTTAAATTTTGAACAGCGAAAATAGTGTTTTTGTAATTTAATTAAAGCAAAAACTAATAAGATGTAAAACAAACAGCCCGCTTAATAAGCAGGCTGTTTTATTTTTTAATTCGTAAAATTAATCCAGAGGCTTTCTTCCTGAGATGATATTAAATAATACCACTACAATAGCGATAACCAGAAGAACGTGAATTAAACTTCCTGTGTCCATTCCCGGAACAACGCCTAACATTCCTAAAAGCCATACAATAATACAAATGACTGCGACTAACCATAATAGATTTCTCATAACTTAAATTTTTTAGTGTGATTTAATTAGCTATAAGCATATACTGTGCCTTTTCAATTTTGAAATGATAAAAGCTTATGATTGTTGATTCCGGAATAATTTTAAAATAACAGGAAAATGGTCGCTGTAACCACTCATATATCTCGAACCTGAATAAGTTCTTGAAGGATAATTACTGTTCTTGTTGTCTTTGTTTCTCAGCCTTTGAGAATTATAGATTTGAGCTTCGATATTTTTAAAAGTAAAGTTTTCTTTTAAATTTTTTTCTGTAAATAAAATTTGATCAAAACAAACACCTTTCTTTCCGTGATAAGTCGAAAACTGATTTTCATTGAATAATTTTTCAAAAGGATTATTAAGAACCTGTTCACCATCTTTATCAAAAAGCAATTCCTTAACAACTTCATTATCCGGATTTTCATTGAAATCGCCCATCAAAACAACAGTTTCTCCTTTATCAAATAGTTTCTGAAGTGTTTCTTTTAACTTTTCAATAATAAAATTTCGATGGTCTTTTTTTATATCCCGATTTCTTTTGGAAGGCAGATGAAGGATAAAAATGTGAAGTTTTTTTTCTTGGTAAGAAAACTCCGCTTGCAAAATATCACGTGTATCAAATTCTTTCTCTTTATCCAATTGAAACTGTAAAGTATGATATTTCAGTAAAGTAAATTTTTCTTTATCAAAAAGCAAAGCCACACTTAGATTGCGGGAATCTTGAGATGGTTCATAGATGATTTCATAATCATTGAGAGGAGAATTTATCTGAGTTAAATCTTCCAAAACAGATTTTGCTCCAATCTCAGCCAAACCAATAATAGAAGGCAATTGCCCAAAATCTTCCTCGATGAAACGAAAGACATTAGATATTTTTCTGACTTTCAGATTGTATTTGTACTCATCCCAATTGTATAATCCGGAATGATAGGATTCTGCAGAATCTTTGTCAGGCGGATAAAAATTTTCGACGTTATAAAATGTCAGCAATTCTGTATCCATCTAGCCTTGCCATTTTTTTCGGCGCATATAAATAAAGGTACAAATCACGATCAAAGCCATTAATCCTAGAGTAAAATAGTAACCTTTTTTATGATGCAGTTCCGGCATATTATCGAAGTTCATCCCATAAATTCCGGCAATAAAAGTAATCGGTAAAAAATAAACCGAATAGATAGCCAAAAGTTTCATGACCTGATTCGCTTTTTGGTCAGATAACGCTAGGAACATAGAGATGAGGTTGACAGTCTGAGCATTCACGTGGTCAAAATCTGCAATTACATCCTTTTGCTTGTCGAGTAAATCCATTACTTCAACTTCCTGCAAATCCAGAGTTTTGAATTTAGTAATCCATTCTCCCGAGATGGTTAAGATTCTCGTATTAAGACCAGATTTTCTTTTCAGTTTATAAAGTCTTCTGATTTGATTCGTGTGATTGGTCGTTTTCAGGAAGATTTCGTTTTCCATACTATCCATTACCTCAAGCAGGGTGTTGCTCTCGTCATCAAAAGTTTTTATGATTTTCAAAGCCAAT
Protein-coding sequences here:
- a CDS encoding endonuclease/exonuclease/phosphatase family protein; translated protein: MDTELLTFYNVENFYPPDKDSAESYHSGLYNWDEYKYNLKVRKISNVFRFIEEDFGQLPSIIGLAEIGAKSVLEDLTQINSPLNDYEIIYEPSQDSRNLSVALLFDKEKFTLLKYHTLQFQLDKEKEFDTRDILQAEFSYQEKKLHIFILHLPSKRNRDIKKDHRNFIIEKLKETLQKLFDKGETVVLMGDFNENPDNEVVKELLFDKDGEQVLNNPFEKLFNENQFSTYHGKKGVCFDQILFTEKNLKENFTFKNIEAQIYNSQRLRNKDNKNSNYPSRTYSGSRYMSGYSDHFPVILKLFRNQQS
- a CDS encoding lmo0937 family membrane protein, coding for MRNLLWLVAVICIIVWLLGMLGVVPGMDTGSLIHVLLVIAIVVVLFNIISGRKPLD
- a CDS encoding Tex family protein, which codes for MTASEFIHKQLNIPTKSIDSTLQLFTEDCTIPFIARYRKDKTGNLDEVAIENIFKLNKQFEEIVKRKQSILKSIEEQSALTSELRQKIEFSFDLQELEDFYLPYKKRKKTKADTAREKGLEPLAKIIMSQRSDDIDFIASKYINQNVADEDDALQGARDIIAEWINENLYVRKNLRRLFQRKAIICSKVVKSKKDEEAAQKFSQYFEWQEALNRIPSHRLLAMLRAENEGFVKTSVDIEKDEALDLIENAIIKSNNSSSKQIELAITDSFKRLLEPALSNEALQEAKEKADIKAIEVFSENLQQLLLASPLGEKRILAIDPGYRTGCKVVCLDEKGDLLHNENIYPHAPQNESGMAMKKIRSMVNAYNIEAISIGNGTASRETEFFIKKIAFDKPIQVFVVSEAGASVYSASKIARDEFPNYDVTVRGAVSIGRRLADPLAELVKIDPKSIGVGQYQHDVDQTKLKEELDNTVIRSVNSVGINLNTASKSLLSYVSGIGEKMAENIVNFRTENGAFTERKELKKVPRLGEKAYQQAAAFVRIKNAKNPLDNSAVHPEAYKTIEKMAKDLGLKTEDLISNKDKIASINPEKYVTNDIGILAIKDILKELEKPGLDPRKAAKVFEFDPNVKSIKDVKPGMILPGIVNNITAFGCFVDLGIKESGLVHISQLKDGFVSDVNEVVKLHQHVQVKITEVDEARKRIQLTMIL
- a CDS encoding magnesium transporter CorA family protein gives rise to the protein MPIEQKYKTANWEWIDVTAPTEEDLQFLHERYHINYLLLEDTIDPNHLPKYEEVDQVKFFLTRESTDLEKRTLNNISDISSKLGIFLLPKLIITTHRTKSKSINEVFEELKKHHPENISRDHLALRLALKIIKTFDDESNTLLEVMDSMENEIFLKTTNHTNQIRRLYKLKRKSGLNTRILTISGEWITKFKTLDLQEVEVMDLLDKQKDVIADFDHVNAQTVNLISMFLALSDQKANQVMKLLAIYSVYFLPITFIAGIYGMNFDNMPELHHKKGYYFTLGLMALIVICTFIYMRRKKWQG